The genomic window TGACTACAAGCTTTCTACAGATGATTCAGCGCCATCATTCCTGATGGGGGGGAAAGGCTAAATGCTTAACACTCTGAAAACGGTTGCTGAGCGCCACCTGTTCCTGCGCAATGAAGTCACTAAATCCGATATTCTGAATATGGCAGTTCGCGATCAGCCTAGCGAATATTTACCTTATCTCGCATTCAAGAAACGCCTGCCAGGAGAGGATGTTGATACAAACGCCTTCATAAATTTTGACAATACGCTTGGCTGGATTTGGGAACTCAAACCACTGGCATTTATGGGAAATGACAAGCTCGATAAGCTGCATGGTATCGTGCGCTCCCAATTCCCGAAAGGAACTGTATGCCAGTGGATTTTATATCCCGACCATAATCTGAACAGTCATATTGAAGAATACTGCAATATACGCGATAAGAGCGATCCCGTTACAGCTATGAACATGGCACAGATGGAAAAATTTCTGCGTGAAGGTGCTGACGGGGTCGCTAAATTGTTCAACATCCCGCTACGTAACTTCCGTCTGTTCTTCACCATCAAGCACGAGCAGCGCATCTCTGAAGAACTTCTTGTAGCAATCCATGAATCTTTCGGCATTGCGGGGATGGAACCCCGCCGCTGGGAGGCCTCTGATCTGATTAAATGGGCCGGTGAATTCTTTAGTGGTGAGCCTAATAACGGATTGTATGACCCGGAACGGCAGCTGCGTAAACAGATGAACGCAACAAACATCGACCTTAGCGATCCTGGCTCTTTAATTTATGCCGGACACCGCTACGGTGTATGTCTATATCCCAATGTTGTCCCACAGGGCAAAAATAACCCACTCAATACGAATGAACTGTTTGGCGGTTACATGGGTGTTGAGGACGACATGCGACAAATCAAGTCGCCTTTCCTTTATACCCTGACAATCGTTTACGACGACCTGCGCAAAAACATAACCGATAAGGCAACACAAACGATGTTCCAGCGCGTTGGTGCTGGCTTGGCGCATTCGTTACGCCAACGAATGGAGGAATATCACATCATGCAAAGCATGATGGCCAAAGACAGCAAATTCCATTACATGATCCCGCAGCTCTGGGTGTTTGGTAAAACGGAAAAGGAAGCTTTTGAGGCCGCTGCGCAGGCTAAGAACTTATGGGAGGGCTTTGACTTCCAGATGATGTACGAGCAGTCGATTAAGAACGTCATGTTCTATACAGCCCTGCCCTTCGGCTTTTATAACATCGAAAGCAATATCGATAATATAGACCGTCATTTTTATCTCGATAATGAAAATATCGCACGCTTCCTACCGGTTCAGACAGATTTTCGTGGCGGTGGCCGTCCGGTGCAATCCCTCATTGGCCGCAAGGGTCAGCTAATCTCACTCGACATGTATGATAAGCGAGCGAACGCTCACAACTTCGTTGTGATCGCAGAAACGGGCGGGGGTAAATCGTTCTTCCTGAACAGCATGATCGATGATTACGCCAGTATTGGTGCCAAAACGCGAATCATGGATTTGGGTAAAAGCTATGAAAAACTGACACGCATACGCAAAGGTCGCTACATAGATTTCAACCTCGAAAATCCCATATGCATCAACCCCCTCGATTTTGTAGCCAATGATGATGAAGACCTGGCCCAGAATATTTCAGCGGCACAGATAGTCTTTAGTTCTGCCGCATACGCGTTCACCGGCCAATATGTGAATGAACTGGAAGCCAACCTGATAGATCAGGCCTGTCGCCACGCTTACAGTTCAGGTGATGGTATCAGGGGAACGGATGCCGTCACTGATTTTCTGACATCCGGCAAATTTCTGGAGTCGGAATACAGCGATAAGCACAAAAAAAGTATTGAAGAGATTCAAGGTGTCGCATTCCAGCTCGCCTATCTACTGAAAGCTTTTAAATCTGATCGCGCCTTTGGCAAGTTCTTCTGCGGTCCAACGACCTTCAACATCAAAGATGATGATTTCGTCTGTACTGACCTGGAGAAGCTGCGCTCTGTTAAGCAGCTATTCTTCCCAATGGTCATGAACCTCATGAACGCGATTACGATGGATTTGTACCTCTCCGACCGCTCGCGTCCGAGCATTATCCTGGTCGAGGAAGTCGCCTCGATGTTGCAGAAAACCGGCATGGTTTCGATGGACGGTCTGACCCAGATGATAAACGAAGGCTATCGTCGCGCTCGTAAATACCGCGGCGCGATGGGGATCGTCCTTCAGTCACCGCTGGATTATGAAGTGCTTCCAGGTCTAGGCCCGGTTGTTAAGGCAAACGCCCAATGGCGTTACTACCTGGAATCGCGCATGTACGACGAAGCGGTTAAGAAAGGCCTTCTTCCTAACATCACGGAAGGCTTCCCGCTTAAGCTATTGAGCAGTGTTCGTAATGCCCGACCACGATACGGTGAAGTCTTTATCGACTGTCCGTTGGGTATGGGAGTGGCTCGTCTTTGTGTGGATCAGTGGCGTTATTGGGTTAACACGTCAGACGGTGCAGATGTTGCTGCATTCGATCGGCTTATGGCTGAGGGCAAGGAACCTGTTGATGCTCTTAAAATACTCTCCGGGGTGAACCCGGATGTACTGAGGGCCGGTCGATGAAGAATGTGAATATCCTGGCTTTGGGAGCATTTATGCTCCCTGTTTCATTTGCGCATGCGCAAATTCAGGCCACCCCGGACACAGCCAAAATTACTGCAAGTAAGGATATCGCAGGTTCTATTTCATCAACGGTAAAAGGGAAAACCAGTAACGCCTCCCGTTTAAATGAATCGCAGATCCGTCCGGTATCCGGTGAAAACAATATGCGAACCTATGACGGCCAAACCGCATTTAACGGCAAAGCCGTTTGTAAAGGCTCATCTGAGTTCATGCGCATGCTTGTTCAGCCCACAACGAACGGTAATTTAAAACTGCTGAATATCATGCAGGATACCGATATGAACGGCTCCCTGGACATCACAACGTCACCAGGTTGGGATATTTCAGTAGTTTGCAGTAACGGCTTTCAGACGTGTTCCGATGCGAATAATGCTGCTACCTGCACTTCTTGGGCCTGGGTTGCAGATCCCAAGAGCTACCAACTAGGCCGTAAAAATGTCGCTATGACGGAACTGGGTGGTTGTTACTGCATAAATAACAGCTGTGGCAGCAATCTCGCCTGGAATAATCTGGGCCAAATTCTTAACGATCTGGGTGGCGGCGCATCACAGGCACTTTCGCGGGCAAACCCCTGGTTCACACTGAGTCAGATTAAGGTTGACGGCGTATCGGCATCTTTCGTTGGCGGTGACACAGCTTCATGTTCGATTGGTGATTCAGAAGGTTTCTTTGGTACTGCTGATGGTAAAAAAATCCTTAATTACAAGGATAATTATAACGCCATGAAGACGGATGCCAACAGTCAGAAGACCACCAGTGATGCCTACCGCATGATCACTGAAGGCAGCCTGAACCCAAACGAAACGTCTGATGTGTACTCATGCGATATCACTCGCAACGTGAATCTGGATGAACCTAAGCTGAATGAAATTATCGCCTTTGATGGAGGGCAAGGTTCCGTTCAGCAATGTGGCACTGACTGCCTGCAACTGGTTTTAGGTCGTCTGGGTGATAACTACTGGAGCGGTACGTGTAAATACTTTGAAGTTGATTCTAACTTTTTCATCAAAGACCACACCCGTATAGCCAGCGCTACGCTCATTAACGCCGTTTTTGATGACTGGATGCAACTGTGGGCCGGAGATAAAGTCGTCTGGTCAGGACCGTATGGCAACTGGAACGATGCAGGCCCGGTGCCTGGCGCATGCGAACTGAGCAAGTCATGGAACCAATCTCCGAATACGGACTTTAAAAAGTACCTTGATAAAAATGGCCCGGTCAAATTCAAAATCCGCGTCGAAGTCTCTGGTGAAGGCGAAGGATATGCTCTGGTACGGCTGAAGGCTGACCTCTCCTGTCGTGAAGGTGATGAGTATGTCTCAAACACCTGTACTGCTTATGAACAGGACCAAAACTGTCAGCTTGTCGATGAAACTGTGGACGGAGTGAAAACTTTCACTGGTAGCATCAACACCGGCCTTATCCCTCTTCCCCAAACCCAGGTTCTTCAGGGCAGCTTCTGCTCTGTCGCTGTGAAACGTGATTGGTTTAAAAAGAAACGGCAATACCGATGCAACCGCAAGACAGACTTCAATTTCGACAAAATAATTGAGCGTAAGGCCTACATCGATAAAACCGTCACGCCCGGCGACTATAAAGACAAAATGTTCAATAACGGCAAGGTAACTTACGGTGCAGGTGAATTATTCTGGCCTGACATGCCGAAAGTGGGTGATTGTATAAATATGTGCAAAACCCGTAAGCCGAAACAAACTCCAGACATGGCTGTTTCCGGGCAGGTTGATAAAAATAATAAAGCGAGCGTGATCAAATATGACAATTTCTATTATGAGTGTGATGCAACGAACAAATGCCCTGCTGAACCTGGCGAGGAAGTTATTAAAGCTTGCCAGTGTCTTAATGAGTTCGCAGAAGCTTCAGCGATCATGCAGGTTATTCGCCAGGCTGGTCAGGACATGATCTGTAGTTCCGGCAATCCCAAGAAGCCAGATGGTTCAAGCAAATAAGGATAAATATTGGAAATGCTGAGGAAGTTCATTAGTTCCATTCTAATCCTGTGCCAGCTCGTTATGTTGATTGGTATTTTGCCAGCAAAAGCGGCAAATCCTATTGCAACAAATTTCGTATGCGGTCAGGATTTAAATAATAATGGTTATCTGGGCGACGAAGGCGAATATCAGGCCTGTCAAACTGCCACGATAAATCATTCTACGGCGGCGAATTCGTATTGCCTGCCGGGATACACAATGCAGGCAAACGGGGCTTGCATGAAATACGAATATGCCCCTCTGGGTAGCCAGTGTCCCAATGGCTACTTCATCCAGAATGGCCGCTGCGTGCAAGAAAGTCTGTTACAGGCCCAGGGCTACTGCCCAAGTGGCTATGTAATGGTAGGTAATGGCTGTCAGTCCTATACCTACACTGCCCCGACGCAAACCTGTCCCGCAGGCTCTTTCATTCAGAATGGCCGTTGTATCACTCAGCAGCAGATTCAGCCCACAGTTAGTTGTCCTAATGTTGGTGGTAAACAATGGGCCTATGACGGGGCCGGGAAATGTGTGATGCCTAGCGCAATCATGCAGGTTCCGGGCGGAGGCCGTTGCACTAATGTCCCTGCCGGTTATCAATTGGCAGAATGCCGGATCACCATGCAGGGTCCGGCCCAATTCTGGACAACTGTTGTATACGCGCAATACCTCTGCTCTGCCGGTTCTATGGTTAACGGCTCATGTGTCGTTAACGCAGATGCCGGGGCTGTGCAGCTGACCTGTCCATCCGGGACTGTGCTCGAAGGTGGTCAGTGCAAACACACCTCAACCACAAACCTGAATTATCTGTGCAGCACGGGTACGCTGGTCAATGGCAACCAGTGTAAAGTCGTGTCCGATGCCGGACCTGTGCAGGCCGTTTGTCAGTCAGGTTACGTTATACAAAATGGTCAGTGTGTAAAATCCACGTCATCATCCACGCAGTATTCCTGCTCACAGGGAACGCTCAGTGGCACAAACTGTGTCTGGAACACGTCGGAGAACTACTGCCCAATCGGTGTAAATCAGTCCTGCCTGAATAATAACGGCGGAGCGTCATGCTCTCCCAATAAATGCATTGATGTCAGCGTTAACAAGCCGGTGGATGAAGGTAACATAGACGGTTCAATGCTGGTCAATGACGGTAAGAAGTCTGACGATGGCGTATGTATGGATCAGCTGTTTATCTTCAGTGGCCGTGCGCAGGATTGCAAGCTCGCTGGGGTAGATACGGCCTTTAAGAACTGCTGCAAAAGCGAAGGGAAGGTATTCACCGACTCCGTAGGAGCATTGGGTAATATCTCCACGGCGGCCAGTACCATATCCAAAGTGTACGGCGCTGCGCAGGAGGCTTATACCTACTATACCGTCGCGATGCAGGC from Enterobacter cloacae subsp. cloacae ATCC 13047 includes these protein-coding regions:
- the traN gene encoding conjugal transfer protein TraN, whose protein sequence is MKYEYAPLGSQCPNGYFIQNGRCVQESLLQAQGYCPSGYVMVGNGCQSYTYTAPTQTCPAGSFIQNGRCITQQQIQPTVSCPNVGGKQWAYDGAGKCVMPSAIMQVPGGGRCTNVPAGYQLAECRITMQGPAQFWTTVVYAQYLCSAGSMVNGSCVVNADAGAVQLTCPSGTVLEGGQCKHTSTTNLNYLCSTGTLVNGNQCKVVSDAGPVQAVCQSGYVIQNGQCVKSTSSSTQYSCSQGTLSGTNCVWNTSENYCPIGVNQSCLNNNGGASCSPNKCIDVSVNKPVDEGNIDGSMLVNDGKKSDDGVCMDQLFIFSGRAQDCKLAGVDTAFKNCCKSEGKVFTDSVGALGNISTAASTISKVYGAAQEAYTYYTVAMQATGDAAVASSMAAQGFGDAMLVAFDPTSLAISVAIYFAMQYLMKACDQTSMETAMQAGSGYCHEVGTYCKKKIPLLGCVQKATSYCCFNSKLARIIHEQGRPQLKNFSGWGDSGSPQCRGFTPDEFAAINFAEIDLSEYVEDMVKKATDEIQKDVNQITQDFYEKTN
- a CDS encoding TraC family protein, encoding MLNTLKTVAERHLFLRNEVTKSDILNMAVRDQPSEYLPYLAFKKRLPGEDVDTNAFINFDNTLGWIWELKPLAFMGNDKLDKLHGIVRSQFPKGTVCQWILYPDHNLNSHIEEYCNIRDKSDPVTAMNMAQMEKFLREGADGVAKLFNIPLRNFRLFFTIKHEQRISEELLVAIHESFGIAGMEPRRWEASDLIKWAGEFFSGEPNNGLYDPERQLRKQMNATNIDLSDPGSLIYAGHRYGVCLYPNVVPQGKNNPLNTNELFGGYMGVEDDMRQIKSPFLYTLTIVYDDLRKNITDKATQTMFQRVGAGLAHSLRQRMEEYHIMQSMMAKDSKFHYMIPQLWVFGKTEKEAFEAAAQAKNLWEGFDFQMMYEQSIKNVMFYTALPFGFYNIESNIDNIDRHFYLDNENIARFLPVQTDFRGGGRPVQSLIGRKGQLISLDMYDKRANAHNFVVIAETGGGKSFFLNSMIDDYASIGAKTRIMDLGKSYEKLTRIRKGRYIDFNLENPICINPLDFVANDDEDLAQNISAAQIVFSSAAYAFTGQYVNELEANLIDQACRHAYSSGDGIRGTDAVTDFLTSGKFLESEYSDKHKKSIEEIQGVAFQLAYLLKAFKSDRAFGKFFCGPTTFNIKDDDFVCTDLEKLRSVKQLFFPMVMNLMNAITMDLYLSDRSRPSIILVEEVASMLQKTGMVSMDGLTQMINEGYRRARKYRGAMGIVLQSPLDYEVLPGLGPVVKANAQWRYYLESRMYDEAVKKGLLPNITEGFPLKLLSSVRNARPRYGEVFIDCPLGMGVARLCVDQWRYWVNTSDGADVAAFDRLMAEGKEPVDALKILSGVNPDVLRAGR
- a CDS encoding conjugal transfer protein TraN; the encoded protein is MKNVNILALGAFMLPVSFAHAQIQATPDTAKITASKDIAGSISSTVKGKTSNASRLNESQIRPVSGENNMRTYDGQTAFNGKAVCKGSSEFMRMLVQPTTNGNLKLLNIMQDTDMNGSLDITTSPGWDISVVCSNGFQTCSDANNAATCTSWAWVADPKSYQLGRKNVAMTELGGCYCINNSCGSNLAWNNLGQILNDLGGGASQALSRANPWFTLSQIKVDGVSASFVGGDTASCSIGDSEGFFGTADGKKILNYKDNYNAMKTDANSQKTTSDAYRMITEGSLNPNETSDVYSCDITRNVNLDEPKLNEIIAFDGGQGSVQQCGTDCLQLVLGRLGDNYWSGTCKYFEVDSNFFIKDHTRIASATLINAVFDDWMQLWAGDKVVWSGPYGNWNDAGPVPGACELSKSWNQSPNTDFKKYLDKNGPVKFKIRVEVSGEGEGYALVRLKADLSCREGDEYVSNTCTAYEQDQNCQLVDETVDGVKTFTGSINTGLIPLPQTQVLQGSFCSVAVKRDWFKKKRQYRCNRKTDFNFDKIIERKAYIDKTVTPGDYKDKMFNNGKVTYGAGELFWPDMPKVGDCINMCKTRKPKQTPDMAVSGQVDKNNKASVIKYDNFYYECDATNKCPAEPGEEVIKACQCLNEFAEASAIMQVIRQAGQDMICSSGNPKKPDGSSK